From a single Methanofollis sp. W23 genomic region:
- a CDS encoding prenyltransferase has product MSSTLCALIRLGRLPFVLGGVVLFAYGVLVAGLTEPSPVPARLLLGCLILAAGQLSVSYSNDYFDRRTDALGKRTHISGGSGVLGERPDLAPAARWIALGLIVASLLLALYYILLYPAPWYFLLFVLSGNLIGWYYTAPPLALAYHGGGEVATMLTFGLFMPGMGYLTATGEFNLFFFATILPLFFLGLAFIITVELPDMEADHAAGKQTLVASLGRKKAQVIAIFACALASLLFFMAGPVHQVFWMITLLSLVPLTLTAVTLRACPPDRDGAVSGAGLTMAGLVVFLIGADTLLLFSLP; this is encoded by the coding sequence ATGTCGTCCACACTCTGCGCCCTGATCAGGCTGGGCCGTCTTCCTTTCGTCCTCGGAGGGGTCGTCCTCTTTGCCTATGGGGTGCTGGTCGCCGGGTTGACAGAGCCGTCTCCTGTCCCGGCCAGACTCCTCCTCGGCTGCCTGATCCTTGCGGCCGGACAACTCTCGGTCTCCTATTCCAACGACTACTTTGACCGCCGGACCGATGCCCTCGGGAAGAGAACCCATATCTCTGGCGGGAGCGGCGTGCTTGGTGAACGCCCCGACCTCGCACCGGCGGCCAGGTGGATCGCCCTTGGCCTGATCGTCGCCTCTCTTCTCCTTGCCCTCTACTACATCCTCCTTTATCCCGCCCCCTGGTACTTCCTCCTCTTTGTCCTGTCTGGAAACCTCATCGGATGGTATTACACCGCCCCGCCGCTCGCCCTTGCATATCATGGGGGCGGTGAGGTGGCGACCATGCTCACCTTCGGTCTCTTCATGCCAGGGATGGGCTACCTCACGGCGACCGGAGAGTTCAACCTCTTCTTTTTTGCAACCATTCTCCCTCTTTTCTTCCTGGGGCTTGCCTTCATCATCACCGTCGAACTCCCTGACATGGAGGCGGACCATGCCGCAGGGAAACAGACGCTGGTCGCCTCCTTGGGGAGGAAGAAGGCACAGGTCATAGCCATCTTTGCCTGCGCCCTTGCATCCCTTCTTTTCTTCATGGCAGGACCAGTCCACCAGGTTTTCTGGATGATCACCCTCCTCTCACTCGTCCCGCTCACACTCACGGCCGTCACACTCCGGGCGTGTCCGCCGGACCGTGACGGCGCCGTCTCTGGTGCAGGACTGACCATGGCGGGACTTGTCGTCTTCCTGATTGGTGCCGACACTCTCCTGCTCTTCTCACTCCCCTGA
- a CDS encoding VOC family protein: MRSRRQHDDHDGCVAVLGPILIEQVHEKDYHRFGRLRSMPTVTWFEIPAADTGRAKKFYQSLFGWKVRPFPAEFKEDFWMVETGGEVGGDLFRREAPDQQMMIYIDVPSIEAYLQRVVDLGGQVLTGKTEVPGMGFLAVCEDTEKNRFGLWEGAGGSGE, encoded by the coding sequence ATGAGGTCTCGAAGGCAGCATGACGACCATGACGGGTGCGTTGCCGTCCTTGGTCCTATCCTGATAGAACAGGTTCATGAGAAAGACTATCATAGATTCGGCAGACTCAGGTCCATGCCCACCGTCACATGGTTTGAGATCCCTGCGGCCGACACCGGCCGGGCGAAGAAATTTTACCAGTCTCTTTTCGGCTGGAAAGTCAGGCCATTCCCGGCAGAGTTCAAGGAAGACTTCTGGATGGTCGAGACTGGCGGCGAGGTCGGGGGGGACCTCTTCAGGCGGGAGGCGCCTGACCAGCAGATGATGATCTATATCGACGTCCCCTCCATCGAGGCATATCTCCAGAGGGTCGTCGACCTGGGCGGACAGGTGCTCACCGGGAAGACCGAGGTGCCAGGCATGGGATTCCTGGCGGTCTGCGAGGACACCGAGAAAAACCGTTTTGGGCTCTGGGAAGGTGCTGGAGGGTCAGGGGAGTGA